The following are encoded together in the Salvia hispanica cultivar TCC Black 2014 chromosome 6, UniMelb_Shisp_WGS_1.0, whole genome shotgun sequence genome:
- the LOC125191615 gene encoding protein high chlorophyll fluorescent 107 has product MSIFSSSSTTSSSSKFTLFSPSQNPNYSKFHLITPLKAPNSSPPHRVLLHIHSHDSPSPPALQENPQNSASKAEMEEYGDGFDEEIIKAKKSLEELLVVRRPVMEEPRGEADDGSGIKMKESAASSKIDQGLSRFAKKMPIFEPKLVEPSSEEKLLLVNLDLALYKAKLLTRNFRFQEAEEILRKCIHYWPEDGRSYVALGKTLCKQSKMNEARAVYEKGCQATQGENSYIWQCWAVLESRMGNIRRARELFDAATVADKKHIAAWHGWAVMEMKEGNIKKARHLLGKALKFCGGNEYIYQTLALLEVRSKRYEQARYLFKQATKCNPRSCASWLAWAQLEAKQENVHAARRLFEKAVQSSPKNRFAWHVWGVFEGNLANVDLARKLMMIGHAVNPRDPVLLQSLALLEYRYSTANLARVLFKRASELDSRHQPVWFAWGWMEWKEGNLAKARELYLKALSIDSNTESAARCLQAWGVLEQRVGNLSAARRLFRSSLNINSQSYVTWMTWASLEEDQGNSIRAEEIRNLYFQQRTEIVDDASWIMGFLDIIDPAVDSIKRLLNLEKGASTAEERIAKEQFGGVSADSGEGNAAGSGSGFDLDEFVRQKLSLDPSNLEVRFAPSSWSKSSASATKVRRSESNNATEVAKE; this is encoded by the exons ATGAgcatcttctcttcttcttctactacTTCATCAAGCTCAAAATTCACTCTCTTCTCACCTTCCCAAAACCCCAACTACTCGAAATTCCATCTCATCACACCCTTGAAAGCCCCCAATTCTTCCCCACCACACCGAGTTCTGCTCCACATACACTCTCATGACTCGCCATCACCTCCGGCTCTTCAGGAGAACCCTCAAAACTCTGCATCCAAAGCTGAAATGGAGGAATATGGAGATGGATTTGATGAGGAGATCATCAAGGCCAAGAAATCTCTAGAGGAATTGCTCGTTGTTCGGAGGCCGGTTATGGAGGAACCGAGAGGTGAAGCTGATGATGGGAGTGGGATTAAGATGAAGGAGAGCGCAGCCTCTTCGAAAATCGACCAAGGGCTATCGCGGTTCGCGAAGAAGATGCCGATTTTTGAGCCTAAGTTGGTGGAGCCTAGCTCCGAGGAGAAGCTCCTTTTGGTGAATTTGGATTTGGCTTTGTACAAAGCTAAGCTTTTGACGCGGAATTTTCGGTTTCAAGAGGCAGAGGAGATACTTAGGAAG TGTATACACTATTGGCCAGAAGATGGAAGGTCCTATGTGGCATTGGGGAAGACTTTGTGCAAACAGTCTAAGATGAATGAAGCCAGAGCTGTATATGAAAAGGGGTGCCAAGCTACACAAGGAGAAAATTCATACATTTGGCAG TGTTGGGCTGTTCTTGAGAGTAGGATGGGCAACATAAGGAGGGCTAGAGAACTTTTCGATGCTGCCACAGTTGCTGACAAGAAGCATATTGCGGCCTGGCACGGATGGGCGGTCATGGAGATGAAGGAGGGAAATATCAAGAAAGCAAGGCATCTTCTAGGAAAAGCCCTCAAGTTCTGTGGTGGAAACGAGTACATTTACCAAACACTCGCTCTTCTTGAAGTTAGATCAAAACGGTATGAACAAGCTCGTTATCTCTTCAAGCAGGCAACAAAGTGCAATCCTAGAAGCTGTGCTAGTTGGCTA GCGTGGGCTCAGCTTGAGGCAAAGCAGGAGAATGTACACGCTGCTAGAAGGCTTTTTGAG AAAGCTGTTCAGTCGAGTCCCAAGAATAGGTTCGCTTGGCATGTTTGGGGAGTCTTTGAAGGTAATTTAGCAAATGTAGACTTAGCACGGAAGCTTATGATGATAGGGCACGCTGTGAATCCGAGAGATCCGGTGCTTCTGCAGTCGCTTGCGCTGCTAGAATACAGATACTCGACTGCAAATTTAGCTCGCGTCCTCTTTAAGAGAGCATCAGAACTGGATTCAAGACATCAGCCTGTGTGGTTT GCTTGGGGTTGGATGGAATGGAAAGAGGGAAACTTAGCAAAGGCTAGAGAGCTTTACCTAAAGGCTCTATCAATAGATTCAAACACAGAAAGCGCTGCTCGCTGTCTCCAG GCTTGGGGTGTCTTGGAACAAAGAGTTGGCAATCTATCAGCAGCAAGGAGACTATTCAGATCTTCCCTCAACATAAACTCCCAAAGCTACGTCACATGGATGACGTGGGCATCTCTAGAAGAAGATCAAGGCAACTCCATACGCGCAGAGGAAATCCGCAACCTCTACTTCCAGCAG CGTACTGAGATTGTGGACGACGCCTCGTGGATCATGGGATTCCTGGACATCATTGATCCGGCAGTAGACAGCATAAAGAGGCTTCTCAACTTAGAGAAAGGCGCGTCTACTGCTGAGGAACGCATTGCAAAGGAGCAATTTGGAGGAGTTTCTGCTGATAGCGGTGAGGGAAATGCAGCTGGGAGTGGAAGTGGCTTTGATCTGGATGAGTTTGTACGACAGAAACTGTCGTTGGATCCTTCGAATCTTGAGGTTCGATTTGCACCATCGTCTTGGTCGAAGAGCAGTGCATCTGCCACGAAAGTGAGAAGATCAGAGAGCAATAATGCCACAGAAGTGGCAAAGGAGTGA
- the LOC125196870 gene encoding uncharacterized protein LOC125196870, with the protein MRMDSPNDEVLGDFMMENESTMMDTDRSDAVEEDDPFLKFIDTAKSILYEISGYSEEDDPTRCPSWSWIANRILRTCVAYSSGVTPAILLSELSLAWNEQNRSGAPKKQSDFIAKLKKKHKRAKLLNTITIDSIYEKRFLPLSRVIEAVIVDVFVLPGTDICMLTLGDIWSSNTIDLYLHRRFYNIVDPSNGLLKKGREVLLTGCYLRVSTGSSGFPRLLPTEYFVVLLDEDEDDDAMLLAAQFCDDSFSTISLDKVKEGVSHSFYARIEYIGPVEVLGEYGSLQRKRKQITLVDNDGVRLNFSLWGEQVLIANLFSIGSMLALDKPFIDSSLEASHELCLEYGSATQLYLVPTIPHKEQVSVALTQNHFQGSRLLNATNLSEGPLVSQVTLPCDSQGSIDFSNYPFRSYVVDLRDKMMGISIYGIVTDIRASKGIFSLRIEDATGAIWANLHFEKSWSIGRLGKGHTVYISGLSSFLSPRKSLEVSWYENRAGSSFFNLSCLLAFLNTPTLHRLSCISDLSIHTRGVQVCRVWVDHVEHCHVDMRFMHSICGHLVEKASPNVEAECKFCGRVCEGEVECTFVLEITIADETGKVFASCIGQTAAELLQISPDEFAFLPEEDQIIYPSFLEQDKFVVAIANRRRKGSSEGFMEQDQSTADWEVTRAIKCCE; encoded by the exons ATGAGAATGGACTCTCCAAATGACGAGGTGCTGGGCGACTTCATGATGGAGAACGAGTCCACTATGATGGATACCGACCGATCGGATGCTGTCGAAGAAGACGATCCGTTTCTCAAATTCATCGACACCGCAAAATCAATTCTGTACGAGATCTCTGGTTATTCAGAGGAGGATGACCCCACGCGGTGCCCGAGCTGGAGCTGGATTGCGAATCGGATCCTCAGAACCTGCGTCGCGTATTCGAGCGGTGTGACGCCTGCTATTCTCCTCTCCGAGCTTTCTCTG GCCTGGAATGAGCAAAATAGAAGTGGAGCCCCAAAAAAACAGTCTGATTTTATTGCCAAGCTGAAGAAGAAGCACAAGAGAGCTAAGCTATTGAATACCATTACAATTGATTCGATATATGAGAAAAGATTCTTACCATTAAGCAGAGTGATTGAAGCAGTTATAGTTGATGTTTTTGTTCTCCCAG GAACGGATATTTGCATGCTGACTTTGGGTGATATATGGAGCTCCAACACTATAGATCTATATCTTCACAGGAG gttttataatattgttgatcCCAGTAATGGCCTTTTGAAGAAAGGCAGGGAAGTTCTCTTAACCGGGTGCTATCTTCGGGTTTCCACCGGGAGTTCAGGATTCCCACGGCTTTTGCCAACTGAATACTTTGTTGTGCTATTAGATGAG gatgaagatgatgatgcaATGCTTCTTGCTGCACAATTTTGTGATGATTCCTTCTCTACAATTTCtcttgataaagtaaaagaaggTGTCTCTCATTCATTTTATGCAAG AATTGAATATATAGGACCAGTGGAAGTCCTTGGTGAATATGGCAGTTTACAGAGGAAGAGGAAACAAATTACTCTTGTTGATAATGATGGTGTGAGATTAAATTTTTCACTCTGGGGAGAGCAGGTACTCATTGCCAATCTCTTTAG CATTGGAAGTATGCTTGCGTTGGATAAGCCATTCATTGATAGTTCCCTTGAAGCAAGCCATGAACTTTGCCTGGAATATGGCAGTGCAACTCAGCTGTATTTGGTGCCTACTATTCCGCACAAAGAACAA GTGTCTGTAGCACTGACACAAAACCATTTTCAAGGATCAAGGCTGCTGAACGCCACAAATCTGAGCGAGGGACCATTAGTTTCTCAAGTGACATTACCATGCGATTCTCAAGGGTCCATTGACTTCAGCAACTACCCCTTTCGA TCATATGTTGTTGATCTACGAGATAAAATGATGGGGATTAGCATATATGGTATCGTTACAGACATAAGAGCATCTAAAGGCATTTTCTCTCTGAGGATTGAAGATGCTACTGGAGCTATATGGGCAAACCTACACTTTGAAAAATCTTG GTCAATCGGGAGACTAGGGAAAGGCCACACAGTCTACATATCTGGTTTAAGCTCTTTTCTTAGTCCACGAAAAAG TCTTGAAGTATCATGGTATGAAAATAGAGCTGGATCatctttctttaatttgagCTGCTTGCTAGCTTTCCTCAACACGCCCACTCTTCACAGATTATCGTGCATTTCTGATCTATCCATCCATACAAGGGGTGTGCAA GTATGTCGAGTGTGGGTAGATCACGTCGAACATTGCCACGTGGACATGAGATTCATGCACTCAATTTGCGGTCATCTTGTTGAGAAAGCATCACCCAATGTAGAGGCTGAATGCAAATTCTGTGGCAGAGTTTGCGAGGGCGAAGTGGAATGCACATTCGTTCTGGAAATTACTATCGCGGATGAGACGGGAAAGGTCTTCGCTTCGTGTATAGGCCAAACAGCTGCTGAGTTGCTGCAGATTTCACCCGATGAGTTTGCTTTCTTGCCCGAG GAGGACCAAATCATATATCCATCGTTCCTTGAGCAGGACAAGTTCGTTGTAGCAATCGCCAACCGCAGAAGGAAGGGAAGCTCTGAAGGATTTATGGAGCAAGATCAAAGCACGGCAGATTGGGAAGTCACTCGCGCAATCAAGTGCTGTGAGTGA
- the LOC125191842 gene encoding LOW QUALITY PROTEIN: aldehyde dehydrogenase 22A1 (The sequence of the model RefSeq protein was modified relative to this genomic sequence to represent the inferred CDS: substituted 2 bases at 2 genomic stop codons): MAFWWPLVVIAFAVAICKFLLMLIPPNVPSIDVDASDMLDDGSQTKENSFIYIPSRRQTDKVQCYEPATMKYLGYYPALKADEVKERVAQARKAQKAWAKSSFKQRRQFLRILLKYIIEHQALICEVSSRDTGKTMIDASLGEIMTTCEKITWLLAEGEKWLKPEYRYITFPFPFFFLSLAKYSTXIVSSFFMLXVSEHASWSGCFYLRIIQAALAAVGAPENLVEVITGFAETGEALVSSVDKMIFVGSPGVGKMIMRSAADTLIPVTLELGGKDAFIVCEDVDVPHVVQIAVRGALQSSGQNCAGAERFYVHKDIYATFVAEVVKIVKAITAGPPLVGKYDMGAICMQEHSEKLQSLVNDALDKGAEIVGRGSVGNIGEGAVDQYFPPTVIVNVNHTMKLMQEEAFGPIMPIMKFSSDDEVVKLANDSKYGLGCAVFSGSQRRAKAIASQIHCGVAAINDFASSYMCQSLPFGGVKDSGFGRFAGIEGLRACCLVKSVVEDRWWPLVKTKIPKPIQYPLSENGFEFQESLVEALYGLNVWDRLRALVDVVKTLSEPNGPKSNKRAD, translated from the exons ATGGCGTTTTGGTGGCCGCTGGTAGTTATCGCCTTTGCCGTCGCGATCTGCAAGTTCCTGCTTATGCTCATTCCGCCAAATGTGCCTTCGATCGACGTCGATGCCTCCGACA TGCTGGACGATGGGAGTCAGACCAAGGAAAACAGCTTCATCTAT ATACCCTCAAGGAGACAGACAGACAAAGTCCAATGCTATGAGCCTGCAACAATGAAATATCTTGGCTATTACCCTGCATTGAAGGCTGATGAG GTGAAAGAGCGTGTAGCACAAGCTAGGAAGGCTCAAAAGGCATGGGCCAAAAGTAGCTTCAAGCAAAGGCGCCAGTTTCTGAGGATACTTCTGAAGTACATTATTGAACATCAGGCACTTATATGCGA AGTTTCTTCACGTGATACTGGAAAGACCATGATCGATGCTTCTCTAGGAGAAATTATGACGACCTGTGAGAAAATCACTTGGCTTCTAGCAGAGGGTGAAAAGTGGCTAAAACCTGAATATAGGTACattacttttccttttccttttttttttctttctttggcGAAGTATTCAACTTGAATAGTCTCAA GCTTTTTTATGCTTTAGGTTTCAGAACATGCAAGCTGGTCAGGATGTTTTTATTTGCGTATAATTCAAGCTGCCCTCGCTGCTGTTGGAGCTCCAGAAAATTTAGTTGAAGTTATCACAGG GTTTGCAGAGACAGGAGAAGCTTTAGTTTCTTCGGTTGACAAAATGATATTTGTTGGATCACCGGGGGTTGGTAAAATG ATAATGAGAAGTGCTGCAGACACACTGATACCAGTTACCCTTGAGCTTGGCGGGAAAGATGCATTTATTGTATGCGAGGATGTTGACGTGCCTCAT GTGGTTCAAATTGCCGTAAGGGGCGCTCTGCAATCAAGTGGCCAAAACTGTGCCGGGGCTGAGAGGTTTTATGTTCACAAAGACATCTATGCAACATTTGTTGCTGAAGTTGTCAAAATTGTGAAAGCTATTACTGCT GGTCCTCCACTAGttggaaaatatgacatgGGAGCAATATGCATGCAAGAGCATTCTGAAAAGCTTCAGAGCCTGGTGAATGATGCCCTCGACAAAGGAGCTGAGATTGTTGGTCGAGGAAGTGTTGGGAATATCGGTGAAGGGGCTGTTGATCAATACTTCCCTCCTACTGTGATTGTAAATGTCAATCACACAATGAAACTGATGCAAGAAGAG GCTTTTGGACCTATCATGCCGATCATGAAATTCAGTAGTGATGACGAGGTAGTCAAACTTGCTAATGACTCAAAGTACGGACTTGGTTGTGCTGTATTTTCGGGCAGCCAGCGACGAGCCAAAGCAATAGCTTCTCAAATACACTGTGGAGTTGCAGCTATTAATGATTTCGCTTCATCATACATGTGCCAG TCCCTTCCTTTTGGTGGTGTAAAAGACAGTGGGTTCGGAAGATTTGCTGGTATTGAAGGGCTGCGCGCTTGCTGTCTTGTTAAGTCCGTAGTGGAGGATAGATGGTGGCCGCTCGTCAAAACCAAGATACCAAAGCCTATACAG TACCCCCTCTCAGAGAACGGCTTTGAGTTTCAAGAATCGCTCGTGGAAGCACTGTACGGTTTGAATGTCTGGGATCGTCTACGGGCATTGGTGGACGTTGTGAAAACCCTTTCTGAACCCAACGGTCCAAAGAGCAATAAAAGAGCTGACTGA